The following proteins are co-located in the Bradyrhizobium sp. AZCC 2176 genome:
- the otsB gene encoding trehalose-phosphatase, producing the protein MNEDLLEMPLEEDIVREDDAAPETVPVPSSLVPHLSETAILLDIDGTLLDLMPTPREVWVPPGLAKTLNRLLVRTSGALALVSGRSLNDIDLIFAPDQFPAVGGHGAEMRIEADSESVAAHAPPMDKELKRRLAAIAKLSPGILLEDKGYSLALHYRLAPHAEKAIYAAVSLIRADLPNAPIEVLPGKCVCEIKHSGFTKASGVRELMTREPFKGRRPFFIGDDVTDETVFAIMPDLDGLAFSVGRRAKGVAGHFDAPSDVREFLAHLLDDERDASLP; encoded by the coding sequence ATGAATGAGGATCTGTTGGAAATGCCATTGGAAGAAGATATCGTCCGCGAAGACGACGCCGCGCCGGAGACCGTTCCGGTGCCGAGCTCGCTGGTGCCGCACTTGAGCGAAACCGCGATCCTGCTCGACATCGACGGCACGCTGCTCGATCTGATGCCGACGCCGCGCGAAGTCTGGGTGCCGCCGGGCCTGGCGAAGACCTTGAATCGCCTGCTGGTGCGAACCAGCGGCGCGCTGGCACTGGTCAGTGGACGCTCGCTCAATGATATCGATTTGATTTTTGCGCCCGATCAGTTTCCGGCCGTCGGCGGCCATGGCGCCGAAATGCGGATCGAAGCCGACAGCGAGTCGGTGGCAGCCCACGCCCCGCCGATGGACAAGGAGCTGAAGCGCCGGCTGGCGGCGATCGCAAAGCTCAGCCCCGGAATATTGCTGGAAGACAAGGGCTACTCGCTGGCGCTGCATTATCGCCTCGCGCCGCACGCCGAGAAGGCGATCTATGCCGCGGTATCGCTGATCAGGGCCGATCTGCCCAACGCGCCGATCGAGGTGCTGCCCGGCAAATGCGTTTGCGAGATCAAGCATTCCGGCTTCACCAAGGCGAGCGGCGTGCGCGAGTTGATGACGCGCGAGCCTTTCAAGGGCCGCCGGCCGTTCTTCATCGGCGACGATGTCACCGACGAGACCGTTTTTGCGATCATGCCGGATCTCGATGGCCTCGCTTTCTCCGTCGGCCGCCGCGCCAAGGGCGTTGCCGGACACTTCGATGCGCCTAGCGATGTCAGGGAATTCCTTGCACACCTGCTTGATGACGAAAGGGACGCATCACTGCCATAA
- a CDS encoding MFS transporter, with amino-acid sequence MSNPMDVTAIRQGAAVGESASTSLRQDDHGVVETSIPARLDCLRWGGFHTRVVAALGITWILDGLEVTLAGALSGALKESPTLQFSNFDVGLANSAYLAGAVLGALGFGWLTDRIGRKKLFFITLALYLTATAATALSWNVASYALFRFLTGAGIGGEYTAINSTIQELVPARYRGWTDLVINGSFWIGAAIGAVAAIVLLDPKVLAPDLGWRLAYFIGAALGLIVFVMRMWIPESPRWLMIHGRPEEAHAIVDDIERASTRHSDHPADEVFPKIRLKMRSHTPLGEVAHTLFTRYRQRSLVGLVLMASQAFFYNAIFFTFALVLTDFFGIPSNDVGWYILPFAAGNFLGPLLLGRLFDTLGRRAMIATTYGVSGVLLALSGYLFSIGVLSAQTQTIAWMVIFFFASPAASAAYLTVSETFPLEVRALAIALFYAIGTGIGGVAGPALFGALVDTGSRNSVFAGYLFGSTLMIVAAIVAWKYAIAAERKSLESVARPLAFVE; translated from the coding sequence ATGTCCAATCCGATGGATGTGACAGCAATACGGCAGGGTGCTGCAGTGGGTGAAAGTGCTTCCACTTCTCTGCGGCAGGATGACCACGGCGTCGTCGAGACCAGCATCCCTGCGCGGCTCGATTGCTTGCGCTGGGGCGGCTTTCATACCCGTGTCGTCGCCGCGCTCGGCATCACATGGATTCTGGATGGGCTGGAAGTGACGCTGGCCGGCGCCTTGTCGGGCGCGCTGAAGGAAAGCCCGACGCTGCAATTTTCGAATTTCGATGTTGGCCTCGCCAACAGCGCCTATCTCGCGGGCGCCGTGCTCGGCGCGCTTGGTTTCGGCTGGCTGACGGACCGGATCGGGCGCAAGAAACTATTCTTCATCACGCTCGCGCTCTATCTCACTGCAACAGCAGCCACCGCGCTGTCGTGGAACGTGGCGAGTTACGCGCTGTTTCGCTTCCTGACCGGCGCGGGGATCGGCGGCGAATATACCGCGATCAATTCGACGATCCAGGAACTGGTGCCGGCGCGCTATCGCGGCTGGACTGATCTGGTGATCAACGGCAGCTTCTGGATTGGCGCCGCGATCGGCGCGGTCGCCGCCATCGTGCTGCTCGATCCCAAGGTGCTGGCACCGGATCTCGGCTGGCGGCTGGCCTATTTCATCGGTGCAGCGCTGGGCCTGATCGTCTTCGTGATGCGGATGTGGATTCCGGAAAGCCCGCGCTGGCTGATGATCCACGGCCGTCCCGAGGAGGCGCACGCGATCGTCGACGATATCGAGAGGGCATCGACAAGACATTCGGATCATCCGGCCGACGAGGTCTTCCCGAAGATCAGGCTGAAGATGCGCAGCCACACGCCGCTTGGAGAAGTGGCGCATACATTGTTCACGAGGTACCGGCAGCGTTCGCTGGTGGGCTTGGTGCTGATGGCGTCGCAGGCGTTCTTCTATAACGCCATCTTCTTTACCTTCGCGCTGGTGTTGACCGACTTCTTCGGTATCCCGTCAAATGATGTCGGCTGGTACATCCTGCCCTTTGCGGCGGGCAATTTCCTCGGACCGCTGCTGCTTGGCCGCCTGTTCGACACGCTGGGCCGGCGCGCGATGATCGCGACCACCTATGGCGTATCGGGTGTCCTGCTCGCGCTGTCGGGCTATCTGTTCTCGATCGGTGTCCTGAGCGCGCAGACCCAGACCATCGCCTGGATGGTGATCTTCTTCTTTGCCTCGCCGGCGGCGAGTGCCGCCTATCTCACCGTCAGCGAGACGTTTCCGCTGGAGGTGCGCGCGCTGGCAATTGCACTGTTCTACGCGATCGGAACGGGCATCGGCGGCGTGGCGGGGCCTGCGCTATTCGGTGCGCTGGTCGATACCGGATCGCGCAACAGTGTCTTCGCCGGTTACCTGTTCGGGTCGACATTGATGATCGTGGCCGCCATCGTGGCCTGGAAATACGCCATCGCGGCCGAGCGCAAGTCGCTCGAATCTGTCGCACGGCCGCTCGCATTTGTGGAGTAG
- a CDS encoding DUF3175 domain-containing protein — protein MAERSKTTRPRKTAARKSSRTITAKKSSPKRWSQRVTQESDALDLKRGVFKLTSAKKIAASLKRSAKHSSRRKAGAYRSALSMLTFYINRAGKTLPKTQRARLERAKVELKQQFGKD, from the coding sequence ATGGCCGAACGCAGCAAGACCACACGCCCGCGGAAGACCGCGGCCCGCAAAAGCAGCCGCACGATAACCGCGAAGAAATCATCGCCAAAGCGATGGTCGCAACGGGTAACACAGGAAAGCGACGCACTCGATCTTAAACGCGGCGTCTTCAAGCTGACCAGCGCAAAGAAAATCGCGGCATCGCTCAAGCGATCCGCCAAACATAGTTCGCGCCGCAAGGCCGGCGCCTATCGTTCGGCGCTGTCGATGCTGACCTTCTATATCAACCGCGCCGGCAAGACTTTGCCCAAGACGCAGCGTGCGCGGCTGGAGCGCGCGAAGGTGGAGTTGAAGCAACAGTTCGGGAAAGACTAG
- a CDS encoding (2Fe-2S)-binding protein has product MSTVKLTVNGKAVSAEVEDRTLLVHLLRDHLNLTGTHVGCDTSQCGACVVHIDGRAVKSCTVLAGQAAGSNVTTIEGIAKGDELHPMQAAFRDNHGLQCGYCTPGMIMSAIDIVHRHSGKLDEATVRHELEGNICRCTGYHNIVKAVLDAAGRMKVAQAAE; this is encoded by the coding sequence GTGTCTACAGTCAAGCTGACGGTAAACGGCAAGGCCGTCTCGGCCGAGGTCGAGGACCGGACCCTTCTTGTCCATCTCCTGCGCGACCATCTGAACCTGACCGGCACCCATGTCGGCTGCGATACCAGCCAGTGCGGCGCCTGCGTCGTCCATATCGATGGCCGGGCGGTAAAGTCCTGCACCGTGCTGGCCGGCCAGGCGGCCGGCTCGAACGTCACCACTATCGAAGGCATCGCAAAAGGCGACGAACTGCACCCCATGCAGGCGGCGTTCCGCGACAATCACGGCCTGCAGTGCGGCTACTGCACCCCGGGCATGATCATGTCGGCGATCGATATTGTGCACCGCCATAGCGGCAAGCTCGACGAGGCGACCGTCCGGCACGAATTGGAAGGCAATATCTGCCGCTGCACCGGCTACCACAACATCGTCAAGGCGGTGCTCGATGCGGCCGGGCGCATGAAGGTCGCGCAGGCGGCGGAATAA
- a CDS encoding xanthine dehydrogenase family protein molybdopterin-binding subunit: MGVEGIGASVVRKEDRRFITGKGRYVDDIKLVGMTHAHFIRSPHAHAKIKSIDTSAAMNMPGVVGVLTGQQLVDDKIGNLICGWAITSKDGTGMKMGAWPAMAPETVRFVGQAVAVVVAETKNQAKDAAEAVVVNYEELPAVPDIRAAIAPGAPQLHPEAPGNVIYDWTIGDEGATDAAFKSAANVVSLDITNNRLVPNAMEPRAAIAEYNEPEEHFTLYTTSQNPHVARLVLSAFYNIAQEHKLRVVAPDVGGGFGSKIFIYPEEMVALWASKKVGRPVKWTGDRSEAFLTDAHGRDHLTKAEMAFDKDNKVTGLRVKTYANLGAYMSLFSSSVPTYLYATLLSGQYNIPNIFAEVISVYTNTVPVDAYRGAGRPEASFVVERLMETAARQLKVDPAELRRKNFITQFPHQTPVIMAYDIGDFGASLDAAMKAIDYAGFPIRKATAKSEGKLRGIGISCYIEACGIAPSKAVGSLGAGVGLWESAEVRVNPVGTIEILTGSHSHGQGHETTFCQLVAERLGVPISQVQIVHGDTDKVQFGMGTYGSRSAAVGLTAILKAMEKVESKAKKIAAHQLEASENDIVIENGEFKVTGTDKSIALPMVALAAYTAHNLPDGMEPGLKEGAFYDPTNFTFPAGAYICELEVDAATGKTSFVNFVAADDFGRLINPMIVEGQVHGGLAQGIGQALLEGAVYDASGQLVTASFMDYTMPRADDLPSFKLSHTTTLCPGNPLGVKGCGEAGAIGASAAVINAITDAIGNNKLEMPATPDRVWHAIHG; encoded by the coding sequence ATGGGCGTTGAAGGCATTGGCGCAAGCGTCGTGCGCAAGGAAGATCGCCGTTTCATTACCGGCAAGGGCCGCTACGTCGACGATATCAAGCTGGTGGGGATGACCCACGCACACTTCATCCGCAGCCCGCATGCGCATGCCAAAATAAAGAGCATCGACACCTCGGCGGCAATGAATATGCCGGGCGTGGTCGGGGTGCTGACCGGCCAGCAACTCGTGGACGACAAGATCGGCAATCTGATCTGCGGCTGGGCCATTACCTCCAAGGACGGCACCGGCATGAAGATGGGCGCATGGCCGGCGATGGCGCCGGAAACCGTGCGCTTCGTCGGCCAGGCGGTTGCGGTCGTGGTCGCCGAGACCAAGAACCAGGCCAAGGATGCGGCCGAAGCCGTGGTCGTCAACTACGAAGAGTTGCCCGCCGTTCCGGACATTCGCGCCGCGATCGCGCCGGGCGCACCGCAGTTGCACCCGGAAGCCCCGGGCAATGTAATCTACGACTGGACCATCGGCGACGAAGGAGCAACGGACGCTGCCTTCAAGTCAGCGGCCAATGTCGTGTCGCTCGACATCACCAACAACCGGCTGGTGCCGAACGCGATGGAGCCGCGTGCGGCGATCGCGGAATATAACGAGCCGGAAGAGCATTTCACGCTCTACACGACCTCGCAGAATCCGCATGTCGCCCGCCTGGTGCTGTCGGCATTCTACAACATCGCGCAGGAGCACAAGCTTCGCGTGGTGGCCCCCGACGTCGGCGGCGGCTTCGGCTCAAAAATCTTCATCTACCCTGAGGAGATGGTAGCGCTATGGGCCTCCAAGAAGGTCGGCCGTCCGGTGAAGTGGACAGGCGATCGCAGCGAAGCCTTCCTCACCGACGCCCACGGGCGCGATCACCTGACCAAGGCGGAGATGGCGTTCGACAAGGACAACAAGGTCACCGGGCTGCGGGTGAAGACCTACGCCAACCTCGGCGCCTATATGTCGCTGTTCTCGTCGTCAGTGCCGACCTATCTCTATGCGACGCTGCTGTCAGGCCAGTACAACATCCCGAACATCTTCGCCGAAGTGATCAGCGTCTACACCAACACCGTGCCGGTCGATGCCTATCGCGGTGCGGGCCGCCCCGAGGCAAGTTTTGTGGTGGAACGGCTGATGGAAACCGCGGCGCGGCAGTTGAAGGTCGATCCGGCCGAACTGCGCCGCAAGAACTTCATCACGCAGTTCCCGCATCAGACGCCGGTGATCATGGCCTATGACATCGGCGATTTCGGCGCTTCGCTCGATGCGGCGATGAAGGCGATCGACTACGCCGGCTTTCCGATCCGCAAGGCGACGGCCAAATCCGAGGGCAAGCTGCGCGGCATCGGCATCTCCTGCTATATCGAGGCCTGTGGCATCGCGCCGTCAAAGGCGGTCGGCAGCTTAGGGGCCGGCGTCGGCCTGTGGGAATCTGCGGAAGTGCGCGTCAATCCGGTTGGCACCATCGAGATCCTGACGGGCTCGCACAGCCACGGTCAGGGCCACGAGACGACGTTCTGCCAGCTCGTTGCCGAACGCCTCGGTGTTCCGATCAGCCAGGTGCAGATCGTGCACGGCGACACCGATAAGGTGCAGTTCGGCATGGGCACCTATGGCTCGCGCTCCGCGGCCGTCGGCCTCACCGCGATCCTGAAGGCGATGGAGAAAGTCGAATCGAAGGCCAAGAAGATCGCAGCCCATCAACTCGAGGCATCCGAAAACGACATCGTCATCGAGAACGGCGAGTTCAAGGTCACCGGCACCGACAAGTCGATTGCGCTGCCGATGGTCGCGCTCGCCGCCTACACCGCGCATAACCTGCCTGACGGCATGGAGCCGGGCCTGAAGGAGGGTGCGTTCTACGACCCCACCAACTTCACCTTCCCGGCCGGCGCCTATATCTGCGAACTGGAAGTCGATGCCGCCACCGGCAAAACTTCCTTCGTCAACTTCGTGGCGGCGGACGATTTCGGGCGGCTGATCAACCCGATGATCGTCGAAGGCCAGGTCCATGGCGGCCTTGCCCAGGGCATCGGCCAGGCGCTGCTGGAGGGCGCGGTGTATGACGCTTCCGGCCAGCTCGTGACCGCATCGTTCATGGATTACACCATGCCGCGGGCTGACGATCTGCCGTCCTTCAAGCTGTCGCACACGACCACGCTGTGTCCGGGCAATCCGCTCGGCGTCAAGGGCTGCGGCGAAGCCGGCGCGATCGGCGCTTCGGCTGCCGTCATCAACGCGATCACGGATGCAATCGGCAACAACAAGCTCGAAATGCCGGCGACGCCCGATCGCGTCTGGCATGCGATTCACGGCTAA
- a CDS encoding FAD binding domain-containing protein, which translates to MYQTTYHRPSSVDEAASLFAKGADAKYLAGGHTLIPVMKQRLASPSDVIDLGKITELVGIEPTGDGIMIKAATTHSDVATSDTVQKAIPALAYLASLIGDPAVRHRGTIGGSLANNDPAADYPAAVLALGATVKTNKRSISADDFFKGLFSTALEDGEIITAVSFPVQAKAGYAKFNHPASRFALTGVFVARTPAGDVRVAATGASQSGVMRVPAIEAALKSNWSAGALDNVKISADGLMSDIHGTSDYRANLIKVMAQRAVTAAG; encoded by the coding sequence ATGTATCAGACAACCTATCACCGCCCCTCTTCGGTCGACGAAGCAGCAAGCCTGTTCGCCAAGGGCGCGGACGCGAAATACCTGGCCGGCGGCCACACGCTGATCCCTGTCATGAAGCAGCGGCTGGCCTCGCCATCAGACGTCATCGATCTCGGCAAGATCACGGAGCTTGTCGGCATCGAGCCGACCGGTGACGGAATCATGATCAAGGCGGCGACGACCCATTCCGACGTGGCCACGAGCGATACCGTGCAAAAGGCGATTCCCGCGCTGGCCTACCTCGCCTCGCTGATCGGCGATCCGGCCGTGCGGCATCGCGGCACCATCGGCGGCTCGCTCGCCAACAACGATCCCGCGGCCGACTATCCGGCGGCGGTGCTGGCGCTCGGTGCCACCGTGAAGACCAACAAGCGTTCGATATCGGCGGATGATTTCTTCAAGGGCCTGTTCTCCACGGCGCTTGAGGATGGCGAAATCATCACCGCCGTGTCGTTCCCGGTTCAGGCCAAAGCGGGCTACGCAAAGTTCAACCATCCCGCGTCGCGCTTCGCCCTGACCGGCGTGTTCGTGGCCAGGACTCCGGCAGGTGACGTCCGCGTCGCAGCCACCGGCGCCTCGCAAAGCGGGGTGATGCGGGTACCGGCGATCGAGGCGGCGCTGAAGTCGAACTGGTCGGCGGGCGCGCTTGACAACGTCAAGATTTCCGCTGACGGCTTGATGAGCGATATCCATGGAACATCGGACTATCGCGCCAACCTGATCAAGGTGATGGCGCAGCGTGCGGTGACCGCTGCGGGCTGA
- a CDS encoding CaiB/BaiF CoA transferase family protein: MLDKPATQSATRTSGPLAGFRIVEFAGIGPGPFACMMLADMGAEVVTLDRVGAKKNLKSVAGRGRKVVELDLKDKAAIAQVLDLLAGADALIEGFRPGVMERLGLGPDVVMARNPRLVFGRMTGWGQEGPLAHAAGHDINYISVTGALAAIGTKEKPVPPLNLVGDFGGGALYLVVGVLAALLEASKSGKGQVVDAAMCDGAASLMSMFFDMTAIGRWVEGREQNFLDGGAHFYGIYECSCGNFISIGSIEPQFYALLRQHAGLSDADFDAQMDREAWPALKDKLTKVFKSKTREDWCRIMEGTDICFAPILTMAEAPKHPHNAARNIFVERHGVTQPAPAPRFSRTPSAIRDAEKADIGELTNAWKAGR; encoded by the coding sequence GTGCTCGACAAACCAGCCACCCAATCCGCTACCCGCACGTCCGGCCCGCTCGCCGGCTTCCGCATCGTCGAATTCGCCGGCATCGGCCCGGGTCCGTTCGCCTGCATGATGCTGGCCGACATGGGCGCGGAGGTCGTCACGCTCGATCGCGTCGGCGCGAAGAAGAATTTGAAGTCGGTCGCCGGGCGCGGCCGCAAGGTGGTCGAGCTGGATTTGAAGGATAAGGCCGCTATCGCGCAGGTGCTCGACCTTCTCGCTGGCGCCGATGCGTTGATCGAAGGTTTTCGCCCCGGCGTGATGGAACGGCTCGGCCTCGGACCCGATGTCGTGATGGCGCGCAATCCGCGGCTGGTGTTCGGCCGCATGACCGGCTGGGGCCAGGAAGGCCCGCTGGCGCACGCGGCCGGCCATGACATCAACTACATCTCGGTGACCGGCGCGCTTGCCGCGATCGGAACGAAGGAAAAGCCGGTGCCACCGCTCAACCTCGTCGGCGATTTCGGCGGCGGCGCGCTTTATCTCGTGGTCGGCGTGCTGGCCGCGCTGCTGGAGGCCTCGAAATCCGGCAAGGGCCAGGTGGTCGACGCCGCGATGTGCGACGGCGCGGCGTCGCTGATGTCGATGTTCTTCGACATGACCGCGATCGGCCGCTGGGTCGAAGGGCGCGAGCAGAATTTCCTCGACGGCGGCGCGCACTTCTACGGCATCTATGAATGCTCCTGCGGCAATTTCATTTCGATCGGCTCGATCGAACCGCAGTTCTACGCGCTGTTGCGCCAGCATGCCGGCCTCAGCGACGCCGATTTCGACGCCCAGATGGACCGCGAGGCCTGGCCGGCGCTGAAGGACAAGCTGACCAAGGTGTTCAAGAGCAAGACTCGCGAGGACTGGTGCAGGATCATGGAAGGCACCGACATCTGCTTCGCGCCGATCCTGACCATGGCGGAGGCGCCGAAGCACCCACACAACGCCGCACGCAATATCTTCGTCGAGCGTCACGGCGTGACCCAGCCGGCGCCCGCGCCGCGGTTTTCACGCACGCCATCGGCGATCAGGGATGCGGAGAAGGCCGATATCGGCGAACTGACAAACGCGTGGAAGGCGGGGAGATAA
- a CDS encoding IS4 family transposase: protein MVTRASSCLRRVAEGDRAKIVQFGRFLANENVTLEALLAGWGEQTAVAVAGRHVLAIQDTSEINFRTKPERRRGLGEIGKGTGHGLLLHAMAAVDADSDACLGLVAGKIWTRQGRVTVPHDKRPLEQKESERWISTANRAKQVLSAAARVTVIDDREGDIYAKWASVSASNFHLLTRSMHDRLLADRASMYATTASWPIIDTATIDVVARADRPARQAKLVLRFGRVTLKRPQNASFDLPKTVELTLVEVAEVDPPAGVEPLHWYLLTTHDVSDVASAWQIVNWYKRRWIIEQLFRLIKTQGLQLEDSRIETADRLLKLTAIAAKAAVMILQLVQARDGRSTEPASNVFNEEQIKLLAALATKYEGRTALQSNPHPPQSLAWASWIIARLGGWDGYPRTKPGPITMRHGLQYFLGVAAAWETLKDVRIN, encoded by the coding sequence ATGGTCACGCGCGCCAGTTCGTGCTTGCGGCGAGTGGCGGAGGGTGATCGGGCCAAGATCGTCCAATTCGGCCGATTTCTCGCCAATGAGAACGTGACCCTGGAAGCGCTGCTCGCAGGCTGGGGGGAACAAACGGCCGTTGCAGTGGCTGGCCGGCACGTGCTGGCGATCCAGGATACAAGCGAGATCAACTTTAGAACCAAGCCCGAGCGCCGGCGCGGGCTGGGTGAGATCGGCAAAGGGACCGGCCACGGTTTGCTGTTGCATGCAATGGCCGCGGTGGATGCCGACAGCGACGCATGTCTGGGTCTGGTTGCCGGCAAGATCTGGACGCGCCAGGGCCGGGTAACGGTGCCGCATGACAAGCGGCCGCTGGAGCAGAAGGAATCGGAGCGTTGGATCAGCACGGCCAATCGGGCCAAGCAGGTATTGTCTGCGGCCGCGAGGGTCACGGTGATCGACGATCGCGAGGGCGATATCTATGCCAAATGGGCGAGCGTATCGGCCTCAAACTTCCATCTGCTGACGCGGAGCATGCATGATCGCCTGCTGGCGGACCGGGCGAGCATGTATGCCACCACCGCCAGCTGGCCCATCATCGACACCGCGACCATTGATGTTGTGGCGCGTGCCGATCGACCCGCCCGGCAAGCCAAACTCGTGCTGCGTTTCGGTCGGGTCACCCTCAAAAGGCCGCAGAACGCATCGTTCGATTTACCCAAGACAGTCGAGCTTACTCTGGTCGAGGTCGCTGAAGTCGATCCGCCAGCAGGCGTCGAGCCGCTGCATTGGTACCTGCTGACGACCCATGACGTGAGCGATGTCGCGTCCGCCTGGCAGATCGTCAATTGGTACAAAAGGCGCTGGATTATCGAACAGCTGTTTCGCCTGATCAAAACTCAGGGTCTCCAGCTCGAGGACAGCCGGATCGAAACGGCCGATCGGCTGCTCAAGCTCACCGCGATTGCCGCCAAAGCTGCCGTCATGATCCTGCAGCTCGTTCAAGCGCGCGACGGACGCAGCACCGAGCCAGCCAGCAACGTGTTCAATGAAGAGCAGATCAAACTCCTCGCCGCGCTTGCCACCAAATACGAGGGCAGGACCGCACTCCAAAGCAATCCACATCCCCCGCAAAGCCTGGCTTGGGCCTCATGGATCATCGCTCGCCTCGGCGGATGGGACGGTTACCCACGCACCAAACCGGGACCCATCACCATGCGGCACGGCCTCCAATACTTCTTGGGCGTGGCGGCGGCGTGGGAGACCCTCAAAGATGTGCGAATCAACTAG